In one Gemmatimonadales bacterium genomic region, the following are encoded:
- a CDS encoding NifU family protein — translation MTPSRGALDDREVRARVEEVEALLSALDALPDDRARTTALDAVQAVVELYGEALARVLGGVSESCGAAAVRRLADDELIGHLLLVHDLHPDSVEARVLRGLDEVRPYLRSHGGGVELLGVADGMARVKLEGSCHGCPSSTATLRHAIEEAVRKAAPELDGIVAEGTAPPARTAPEPAALVQLAGAARNGA, via the coding sequence ATGACGCCCTCGAGAGGCGCGTTGGACGATCGCGAGGTGCGCGCGCGGGTGGAGGAGGTCGAGGCGCTGCTCTCGGCACTCGACGCATTGCCGGACGATCGCGCGCGCACCACCGCGCTCGATGCGGTGCAGGCGGTGGTCGAGCTGTATGGCGAGGCGCTCGCCCGCGTGCTGGGCGGCGTGTCGGAGTCGTGCGGCGCGGCGGCCGTGCGTCGCCTCGCCGACGACGAGCTGATCGGCCACCTGCTGCTGGTGCACGACCTGCACCCGGACAGCGTCGAGGCGCGGGTACTGCGCGGGCTCGACGAGGTGCGCCCCTACCTTCGCTCGCACGGCGGAGGCGTCGAGCTGCTCGGCGTGGCCGACGGCATGGCGCGGGTGAAGCTCGAGGGGAGCTGTCACGGCTGTCCGTCGTCCACCGCCACGCTGCGGCACGCCATCGAAGAGGCGGTGCGGAAGGCGGCGCCCGAGCTGGACGGGATCGTCGCCGAGGGCACCGCGCCGCCCGCGCGAACCGCGCCGGAACCCGCCGCACTGGTGCAGCTCGCCGGAGCGGCGCGGAACGGCGCGTGA
- a CDS encoding DUF5947 family protein encodes MTGRLEQLARRRRAVAPPAPAAPAAPAGGTQVGEAPNQRCELCAVPIGAEHPHLLDTTTGGLRCACRACALVLGQPAAGGGRYRLVPERRVELPDLARDDARWRDLGLPVSLAFLVRRGDAVTAIFPGALGPTDAPVAPEAWAALEAAEPAVRALEPEVEALLVNRMRGDRECWIAPIDLCYRLVALVRTQWTGLTGGDEVWTEIDRFFGELIRSEATR; translated from the coding sequence GTGACCGGGCGGCTCGAGCAGCTGGCGCGGCGCCGGCGCGCCGTTGCGCCGCCCGCGCCGGCCGCGCCGGCCGCGCCGGCCGGCGGTACGCAAGTCGGGGAGGCGCCCAACCAGCGCTGCGAGCTTTGCGCCGTACCGATCGGCGCCGAGCACCCGCACCTCCTCGACACCACGACGGGCGGGCTCCGCTGCGCCTGCCGGGCGTGCGCGCTCGTCCTGGGCCAGCCGGCGGCGGGCGGCGGCAGGTATCGTCTCGTGCCGGAGCGTCGAGTGGAGCTGCCCGACCTCGCGCGCGACGACGCGCGTTGGCGCGACCTGGGGCTTCCGGTGTCGCTCGCGTTTCTCGTGCGGCGCGGCGACGCCGTGACGGCGATTTTTCCGGGCGCGCTGGGCCCCACCGACGCGCCGGTGGCACCGGAGGCGTGGGCGGCACTCGAAGCCGCGGAGCCGGCGGTGCGCGCGCTCGAGCCCGAGGTCGAGGCGCTGCTGGTGAATCGGATGCGCGGCGATCGCGAGTGCTGGATCGCGCCGATCGACCTCTGCTACCGGCTGGTGGCGCTGGTGCGCACGCAATGGACCGGGCTCACGGGCGGCGATGAAGTCTGGACGGAAATCGATCGCTTCTTCGGCGAGCTCATCAGATCGGAGGCAACACGATGA
- a CDS encoding glycogen debranching N-terminal domain-containing protein translates to MVNQQATDQATGDKAAKPKAADHEAADRKAADQSSRKWQVLTRGPESVARTIADAVVIKSGDIFLLTDPDGRVPRGQEHGLGLYYHDCRFLRSYDLRLAGTAPVGLGSTAVAGNKAVFQLTNPDLRLAGGYALRRDVIGIKWVRELSDQTLVLAEHLTFQNWSEDAVSVPVEFRFDAEFQDVFEVRGLIDQHPGTLHPPEWHGETLQFAYDGRDGIRRTLSVSVPGELAATGDHSCAGTIRLDPRGHRTLALRFEVKESPEHGAPVDPAAVQVMPTRSAPSAPPESRATVHSDSVLFNALLDRSFTDLDLLRTEEDGCTFFAAGVPWFAALFGRDSLISALQVLPYQSRIAAETLRLLARHQGTKIDDYRAEQPGKILHELRVGELARTGDIPHNPYYGSIDSTPLFLIVLARYVAWTGDLSLFSDLHDNVERALTWIAKYGDTDGDGFVDYPSTDRSAESKDGGIINQGWKDSGNAIIDEQGHIATPPIALVEVQGYVYAAKLGMADLFERAGDKTGANTLRKEASELRTRFNRAFWLPDLGFYAMALEAGDKPLRVISSNPGHALWTGIADGDKAESTAKHLMADDMFSGFGIRTLSCEAAGYTPIGYHLGTVWPHDTGFCAAGLHRYGFGDFARKVLEGIVAAASDFEHERLPELFTGFSRKEYGTPIRYPVACHPQAWAAGSVPFLLYHLLGLEPDAFSRHLRVVRPLLPEYVDTIELRGLRVGNCSADLRFERTKDRDVAVRPLSVKGGLEVTVELDPKGKD, encoded by the coding sequence ATGGTGAACCAGCAGGCGACCGACCAGGCGACCGGCGACAAGGCGGCGAAGCCGAAGGCGGCTGATCACGAGGCAGCCGACCGGAAGGCAGCCGACCAGAGCTCACGCAAGTGGCAGGTCCTCACCCGCGGTCCCGAATCCGTCGCCCGCACCATCGCCGATGCCGTCGTCATCAAGTCCGGGGACATCTTCCTCCTCACCGATCCCGACGGGCGCGTGCCTCGAGGCCAGGAACACGGCCTCGGCCTCTATTATCACGACTGCCGCTTTCTCCGTTCCTACGACTTGAGGCTCGCCGGCACCGCGCCCGTGGGGCTCGGCAGCACCGCGGTCGCGGGCAACAAGGCCGTTTTCCAGCTTACCAATCCCGACCTCCGGCTCGCCGGCGGCTACGCGCTTCGCCGCGACGTCATCGGCATCAAGTGGGTCCGCGAGCTGTCCGACCAGACCCTGGTGCTGGCCGAGCACCTCACCTTCCAGAACTGGAGCGAGGACGCGGTGAGCGTTCCGGTCGAGTTCCGCTTCGATGCCGAATTTCAAGACGTGTTCGAGGTGCGCGGGCTCATCGACCAGCATCCCGGCACGCTCCACCCCCCCGAGTGGCATGGCGAGACGCTCCAGTTCGCCTACGACGGCCGGGACGGGATCCGGCGCACGCTTTCGGTGAGCGTGCCGGGCGAGCTTGCGGCCACCGGCGATCACAGCTGTGCCGGCACCATCCGCCTCGACCCGCGCGGGCACCGGACGCTCGCGCTCCGATTCGAGGTGAAGGAGTCGCCGGAGCACGGCGCGCCCGTCGATCCCGCCGCCGTCCAGGTCATGCCCACGCGCTCGGCGCCGAGCGCGCCGCCGGAATCGCGCGCCACGGTGCACTCCGACAGCGTCCTGTTCAACGCATTGCTCGATCGCTCCTTCACCGATCTCGACCTGCTCCGCACCGAGGAGGACGGTTGCACCTTCTTCGCCGCCGGGGTGCCCTGGTTCGCCGCCCTGTTCGGGCGCGACAGCCTCATCTCCGCGCTGCAAGTGCTGCCCTACCAGTCGCGCATCGCGGCGGAGACGCTCCGGCTCCTGGCCAGGCATCAGGGCACCAAGATCGACGACTACCGCGCCGAGCAGCCGGGCAAGATCCTCCACGAGCTGCGCGTGGGCGAGCTGGCGCGCACCGGCGATATCCCCCACAACCCGTACTACGGCTCGATCGACTCGACGCCGCTCTTTCTCATCGTCCTCGCGCGCTACGTCGCGTGGACCGGCGACCTCTCGCTCTTCTCCGATCTGCACGACAACGTCGAGCGCGCGCTCACCTGGATCGCCAAGTACGGCGACACCGACGGCGACGGCTTTGTCGATTACCCGAGCACGGACAGGTCCGCCGAGTCGAAGGACGGCGGGATCATCAACCAGGGGTGGAAGGATTCGGGCAACGCCATCATCGACGAGCAGGGGCACATCGCGACGCCGCCGATCGCGCTGGTCGAGGTCCAGGGCTACGTGTACGCCGCCAAGCTCGGTATGGCGGATCTTTTCGAGCGCGCCGGCGACAAGACCGGCGCCAACACGCTCCGGAAGGAAGCATCCGAGCTGCGCACCCGATTCAACCGCGCTTTCTGGCTGCCCGACCTGGGTTTCTACGCGATGGCGCTCGAGGCGGGCGACAAGCCGCTCCGGGTGATTTCGTCCAACCCGGGCCACGCGCTCTGGACCGGCATCGCCGACGGCGACAAGGCCGAGTCCACCGCCAAGCATCTCATGGCCGACGACATGTTCAGCGGTTTCGGCATCCGGACCCTCTCGTGCGAGGCGGCCGGCTACACGCCGATCGGCTACCATCTCGGCACCGTCTGGCCGCACGACACCGGCTTCTGCGCGGCGGGGCTGCATCGGTACGGCTTCGGCGACTTCGCCCGCAAGGTGCTCGAGGGCATCGTCGCCGCCGCGAGCGATTTCGAGCACGAGCGGCTGCCCGAGCTGTTCACCGGATTTTCACGCAAGGAATACGGGACGCCGATCCGTTATCCCGTGGCCTGCCATCCGCAGGCATGGGCCGCGGGGTCCGTGCCGTTTCTGCTCTACCACCTGCTCGGCCTCGAGCCCGACGCCTTCAGCCGCCATCTCCGCGTCGTCCGGCCGCTGTTGCCGGAGTACGTCGACACGATCGAGCTGCGCGGGCTCCGCGTCGGCAACTGCTCGGCCGATCTCCGATTCGAGCGCACCAAGGATCGCGACGTCGCGGTGCGCCCGCTCTCGGTGAAGGGCGGGCTGGAGGTGACGGTGGAGCTGGATCCGAAAGGGAAGGACTGA
- a CDS encoding hydrogenase maturation nickel metallochaperone HypA: MHELSIAMSLVDAACEERRRLGAVRVQALRVRLGALSGVVPDALLFAFDLAVSDSEIAGARLEIEEVPVVIHCGTCGEERPLAGIQHFRCPVCNTPAVEVRSGRELQLVALEVFDMNPGEVEAHHDAPANR, translated from the coding sequence ATGCACGAACTCTCGATCGCCATGAGCCTGGTGGACGCCGCGTGCGAAGAGCGGCGGCGCCTGGGCGCGGTGCGGGTCCAGGCGCTCCGCGTACGGCTGGGCGCGCTCTCGGGCGTGGTGCCGGACGCGCTGCTCTTTGCCTTCGACCTCGCGGTGTCCGACAGCGAGATCGCGGGTGCCAGGCTCGAGATCGAAGAGGTGCCGGTCGTGATCCATTGCGGCACCTGCGGCGAGGAGCGGCCGCTCGCCGGCATCCAGCACTTCCGCTGCCCCGTGTGCAACACGCCCGCCGTCGAGGTCCGGAGCGGCCGCGAGCTGCAGCTGGTAGCGCTGGAGGTGTTCGACATGAATCCCGGAGAGGTGGAGGCGCACCACGATGCACCCGCGAATCGTTGA
- the hypB gene encoding hydrogenase nickel incorporation protein HypB, whose amino-acid sequence MHPRIVEVRRDLLKKNDVLARALRERFSLAGVRVVNAVSGPGAGKTTLLEATLSALAPRRRVAALVGDLATDNDARRLGRSGAPVRQITTGTVCHLDAEMVERALEGWDLSALDLLFIENVGNLVCPASFDLGEQLRVVLFSVTEGEDKPLKYPTIFNSADMAIVTKIDLADAVGFDRAAAHRNVREVRPDIEILEVSARTGAGMGAWLARLESAEAVAPAAVPVTPITVRT is encoded by the coding sequence ATGCACCCGCGAATCGTTGAGGTCCGGCGCGACCTGCTCAAGAAGAACGACGTCCTGGCCCGCGCGCTGCGAGAGCGATTCAGCCTGGCCGGCGTGCGCGTCGTGAACGCCGTCTCGGGGCCGGGCGCCGGGAAGACCACGCTGCTCGAGGCGACGCTTTCCGCGCTGGCTCCGCGCCGCCGGGTCGCCGCGCTCGTGGGCGACCTCGCCACCGATAACGACGCGCGCCGGCTCGGCCGGAGCGGCGCGCCGGTCCGCCAGATCACCACCGGCACCGTCTGCCATCTCGATGCCGAAATGGTGGAGCGGGCGCTCGAGGGCTGGGACCTCTCGGCGCTCGACCTCCTCTTCATCGAGAACGTGGGCAATCTCGTCTGCCCGGCGAGCTTCGACCTGGGCGAGCAGCTCCGGGTGGTGCTCTTCTCGGTGACGGAGGGCGAGGATAAGCCGCTCAAGTATCCCACCATCTTCAACAGCGCCGACATGGCCATCGTGACCAAGATCGACCTGGCGGACGCGGTGGGGTTCGACCGCGCGGCCGCGCACCGGAACGTCCGCGAGGTGCGCCCCGACATCGAGATTCTCGAAGTGTCGGCGCGCACGGGCGCCGGAATGGGCGCGTGGCTCGCGCGCCTCGAGTCGGCCGAGGCTGTGGCACCGGCGGCTGTTCCCGTGACCCCAATCACTGTCCGCACCTGA
- a CDS encoding nickel-dependent hydrogenase large subunit: MATSTMPAGPGTREERGRLVEMNWDPITRIVGNLGIYTKIDFDNREVAECHSTSSIFRGYSVFMKGKDPRDAGFITSRICGICGDNHTTCSHYAQQMAYGIRPPDLAEWIINLGEAAEYMFDHTIFQDNLVFVDWCEEMVKQTNPGLLDRANRTDAPHAAIHGFRTIGDIMRACNPFVGSIYQEALVMSRVTREMFCLMEGRHVHPSTMYPGGVGTVATPQVFTDYASRLIRVLDFVKKAVPMNDDIFDFFLDALPGYERVGERRILIGCWGSFQNPKVCDYKYETMNDWGRAMYVTPGILIDGKLITTNLVDINLGMRILLGSSYYDDWEQEPMFVTRDPLGNPVDRRHPWNQTTLPKPQKRDLDGGNYSWVMSPRWYDPKSKDHLALDTGGGAIARLWVTALAGLVDTGYVKATGHSVQINLPKSAKHPEMQLEWKVPQHSNAIERDRARMYFVAYSAALAFFFLEKAMDEVHAGRTKVFTDFSVPDEAIGCGFHEAVRGVLSHHLVIRDKKIANYHPYPPTPWNASPRDSYGTPGPYEDAVQGTPIFEENGPDNFKGVDIMRAVRSFDPCLPCGVHMYLGGGRVVKQVHAPMFGQHG; encoded by the coding sequence ATGGCCACAAGCACGATGCCGGCGGGCCCGGGCACCCGGGAAGAGCGCGGCCGGCTGGTCGAGATGAACTGGGACCCGATCACCCGTATCGTCGGCAATCTCGGCATCTACACCAAGATCGACTTCGACAACCGGGAAGTCGCCGAGTGCCACAGCACCTCGTCGATCTTCCGCGGGTACAGCGTGTTCATGAAGGGCAAGGACCCGCGCGACGCCGGCTTCATCACGAGCCGCATCTGCGGCATCTGCGGCGACAATCACACCACCTGCTCCCACTACGCGCAGCAGATGGCGTACGGCATCCGCCCGCCCGACCTGGCCGAGTGGATCATCAACCTGGGCGAGGCGGCGGAGTACATGTTCGACCACACGATCTTCCAGGACAACCTGGTGTTCGTGGACTGGTGCGAGGAGATGGTAAAGCAGACCAACCCCGGCCTGCTCGACCGCGCCAACCGCACCGACGCGCCGCATGCCGCCATCCACGGCTTCCGCACGATCGGCGACATCATGCGGGCGTGCAACCCGTTCGTCGGCTCGATCTACCAGGAAGCGCTGGTGATGAGCCGGGTGACCCGCGAGATGTTCTGCCTCATGGAAGGGCGTCACGTCCACCCGTCCACGATGTACCCGGGGGGCGTGGGCACCGTGGCGACGCCGCAGGTCTTCACCGACTACGCGAGCCGCCTCATCCGGGTGCTCGACTTCGTGAAGAAGGCCGTGCCGATGAACGACGACATCTTCGACTTCTTCCTCGACGCGCTGCCCGGCTACGAGAGAGTCGGCGAGCGCCGCATCCTGATCGGCTGCTGGGGTTCGTTCCAGAACCCGAAGGTGTGCGACTACAAGTACGAGACGATGAACGACTGGGGCCGCGCGATGTACGTCACCCCCGGCATCCTCATCGACGGCAAGCTCATCACCACCAACCTGGTCGACATCAACCTCGGCATGCGGATCCTGCTCGGCAGCTCGTATTACGACGACTGGGAGCAGGAGCCGATGTTCGTGACCCGCGACCCGCTGGGCAATCCGGTCGATCGGCGCCATCCGTGGAATCAGACGACGCTCCCCAAGCCGCAGAAGCGCGACCTCGACGGCGGCAACTACAGTTGGGTCATGAGCCCGCGGTGGTACGATCCCAAGAGCAAGGATCACCTCGCGCTCGACACCGGCGGCGGCGCCATCGCGCGGCTCTGGGTCACGGCGCTCGCGGGCCTGGTCGACACCGGCTACGTCAAGGCGACGGGGCACAGCGTCCAGATCAACCTGCCGAAGAGCGCCAAGCATCCCGAAATGCAGCTCGAGTGGAAGGTGCCGCAGCACTCCAACGCCATCGAGCGCGACCGGGCCCGGATGTACTTCGTGGCCTATTCGGCCGCGCTCGCGTTCTTCTTCCTGGAGAAGGCGATGGACGAGGTGCACGCCGGCCGCACCAAGGTGTTCACCGATTTCTCGGTGCCCGACGAGGCCATCGGCTGCGGCTTCCACGAGGCGGTGCGCGGCGTGCTCTCGCACCATCTCGTGATCCGGGACAAGAAGATCGCCAACTACCACCCGTATCCGCCCACGCCGTGGAACGCGAGCCCGCGCGACTCCTACGGAACCCCCGGCCCCTACGAAGATGCCGTGCAGGGCACGCCGATCTTCGAGGAGAACGGGCCCGACAACTTCAAGGGCGTCGACATCATGCGCGCGGTACGCAGCTTCGATCCCTGTCTGCCCTGCGGCGTGCACATGTACCTGGGCGGCGGCCGGGTGGTGAAGCAGGTGCACGCGCCGATGTTCGGGCAGCACGGGTGA
- a CDS encoding hydrogenase maturation protease has protein sequence MDFWQELARPGADSVEVDGVELRAGSRVRLRPKPGRDAFDAILAGRAARVESVEHDVSGAIHLAVTLDDDPGRDLGAGRFPGHRFFFASDEVEPLEPDGPPGTAETVAGAMATRILVAGIGNIFLGDDGFGVAMAERLASRPWPVGVEVREFGIRGLDLAYELQRGYAAAVLVDAVPRGGAPGTLYVIEPALDLAAEVAVDAHGMDPVKVLHLARALGGEPPRTLVVGCEPEPLPADLDPSEIVAELSAPVRAALDAAVELVESVVATLFNERR, from the coding sequence ATGGACTTCTGGCAGGAGCTGGCGCGGCCGGGCGCCGATTCGGTCGAGGTGGACGGCGTCGAGCTGCGGGCGGGGAGCCGCGTGCGGCTCCGGCCCAAGCCGGGGCGCGATGCGTTCGATGCCATACTCGCCGGACGCGCGGCGCGGGTGGAGAGCGTGGAGCATGACGTGAGCGGTGCCATACATCTCGCGGTGACGCTCGACGACGATCCGGGGCGCGATCTCGGCGCCGGCCGCTTTCCCGGCCATCGCTTCTTCTTCGCATCCGATGAAGTCGAGCCGCTCGAGCCGGACGGCCCGCCCGGAACAGCGGAGACGGTAGCGGGTGCCATGGCGACGCGCATCCTCGTCGCCGGCATCGGCAACATCTTCCTGGGCGACGACGGCTTCGGCGTGGCGATGGCGGAGCGGCTCGCGTCGCGCCCGTGGCCCGTCGGAGTCGAGGTGCGCGAGTTCGGCATCCGCGGGCTCGACCTCGCGTACGAGCTGCAGCGGGGCTACGCCGCCGCGGTGCTGGTGGACGCGGTGCCGCGCGGCGGCGCGCCGGGCACGCTCTATGTGATCGAGCCCGCGCTCGACTTGGCGGCCGAGGTGGCGGTCGACGCGCACGGGATGGATCCGGTCAAGGTGTTGCACCTGGCCCGTGCGCTGGGCGGCGAGCCACCGCGGACGCTCGTGGTGGGGTGTGAGCCCGAGCCGCTGCCGGCCGATCTCGATCCGAGCGAGATCGTGGCCGAGCTAAGCGCGCCGGTGCGGGCGGCGCTCGATGCGGCGGTGGAGCTGGTGGAATCGGTCGTGGCGACTCTTTTCAATGAAAGACGGTGA